GATGGCCGATGCCGGGCAGGATCACGACTTCCGACCCCGCGATGCGCTCGTTGAACGTCTTTGCGGCGCTGGGGTTGATCAACCGGTCCTTGTCGCCAAACAGGATCAAGGTGGGCGCCTTGATCTCACCTACCCGCGCCGCCATCGCCGGTTCACGGTCCATCCGCGCCCGCAGCACGGTTGCCGCCCGATTGCCTGGAAAACGCAGCAATTCCCAATAGCGGTCGATCATCGCGTCATCGACGATCTCCTGCTTCTCGACCGACCCGCGCAGCGACTGTTCGACGAGCATCCGTGGCGTCACCCGCGTCGCGAGCCAGCGCCCGAAGGGATATTCGAGAACCCGGAAGCCGACATTCGATTCGGGCCGTTTCTCACCCGGCCGCAGCGGCATCCCCGCGGCATCGATCAGCAACAGCGCATCGACGCGTGCGGGCTGCGCAAGTGCGTAGCGCCAGGCGACCCAGCCGCCCATCGAATTGCCGCCGAGGATGAAATGATCGAGCCCAAGCTTTGCCGCGACGACATCGACCGCATCCATCATCCCCTGCGCCGAATAATCGGTGTCGGGAATCGCGCCGGTCAGGCCGTGCCCGGGCAGATCGAGCGTGACCACGCGATAGGTCTCGCCGAGCCGCTTCACCAGCGGTTCCCACGTATGCAGGCTGGCGTTGGCGCCATGGATCAGGATGATCGCCCGATCGCCGCGCTTGCCCTGATCGCGGTAGTGGATGCGCTGTCCCGCCGGGCCGGCCACGAAAGCGCCAGCGGGCCCGCTATATTTGGCGATCATCGCATCACGGTCGGTGTCGGGCGTCAGGAGCAATAGGAAACCGACGACGATCGTAACGAGCAGCGCGAGTGGGATCAGTACCCGCTTGCGGCGGAAGAACGGGCGCCGCGGTGGCGGCGGCGGGTCGAAATCCATGTCGTCAGCGATCATCACGCCCCCCTCTAGGCTCGAGCGCGAACCTAACGAACAAGTCGGGTGGGTCAATCTATCCTAAGGATGAAGCGACCGGCGGA
This sequence is a window from Sphingopyxis sp. USTB-05. Protein-coding genes within it:
- a CDS encoding alpha/beta fold hydrolase — its product is MIADDMDFDPPPPPRRPFFRRKRVLIPLALLVTIVVGFLLLLTPDTDRDAMIAKYSGPAGAFVAGPAGQRIHYRDQGKRGDRAIILIHGANASLHTWEPLVKRLGETYRVVTLDLPGHGLTGAIPDTDYSAQGMMDAVDVVAAKLGLDHFILGGNSMGGWVAWRYALAQPARVDALLLIDAAGMPLRPGEKRPESNVGFRVLEYPFGRWLATRVTPRMLVEQSLRGSVEKQEIVDDAMIDRYWELLRFPGNRAATVLRARMDREPAMAARVGEIKAPTLILFGDKDRLINPSAAKTFNERIAGSEVVILPGIGHLPMEEAPDATANAIADFLTRRLVAPSAPDPETR